In the genome of Trypanosoma brucei gambiense DAL972 chromosome 11, complete sequence, the window ttttttcttattattatttcctctctttcctcatccttttcccccttcttgtCTGTTTATCTATACTTTTGTTcaccatatatatatatatatatatatatatatatttgtatttttggtttttgttttgtccccTTTGTTTTGGAGGGatgtctttctctttttttttttcttctttcgttttaATCACCTAattattctcctttttttttctatttaattttcctcctttcagaagaaaaaaaggagcaccTACTCCCTTTCGCTTTCAtctttatatttatgttatTTCATccctctgttgttgttttttttttcttcttcgtattatttttcccccgttACTTCTGCTAAAACTATACCATCAAACTCCCACCGCCTTGTTTTACAACACCACTGCATCGCAGcggaaggaaggggaggaaaaaacaaaacaaaaaaaaacacacacacacacacacacacataacacaagaaagaaagaaggaaggaaggaagggcaCGCACACagaaagatttaaaaaaacaaaacaaaacaaaacaaaacaaaacaaaacaaaataaaataaagaagaaaaagaaaaagaaaaaaaagagcggggagaacaataacaataataatcatcataACAAAAGTTACCCAAGATGAGATGTTACGTCACACACGGGGTCAAAgaaactcctcctcctccacctcccctttcctcctcttgtcataaaaaaaacacacaacatTTACACCTAATCCCATTTTTAACTTCCATTCATAATTCTCATCCCATCAAAACTCGTCAACTCATCCACATAAATTTTCTCccgttcctcctttttttctttttctttttgtttttttttgtcactttgtttgtttgcttgtttgtttgtttttgtttttgtttttgtttgacgTTTCCCCCAcacccacacatacacatacacaattGCATATCATATatgtaatatatattatgtaAAACGACATACGTGTGCGTTACCTTTCTCTCGCCCTCTGTGTCCCTCTTCGTATCACAACTTGccggtgtttctttttttttttaatttttattttttattttcttttattcatctttttcttctgtttgatGGTTTGCTTTCAAGTCCTCACCtcattctttccttctttttctttcccatttGTCAACATTTCGCTTTATTTcattcttgctttttttctttttttcttatatttctttactttGCTTATTATCCTCAAACTGATGTAACTGACGTTGCTACCTTTTGTGGTAAATGCAGTAAATTTACTTAAGGCAACGCATAggaaacaatacaaaaaaaaagaaaaaaaagaaagaagcggGAACACgaagagaaatgaaaaagcaaCGAACTGACACCAtcgcaaaacaacaaacacttTCGCGTGtatcacttttttgttttattgttttcttttttctttcgtttaaATTGCAAAAACTCCAACACTCGTGCATTCATGTTTCCCTtaacttctcttctttttcacttttcaatttgttgctgttgtcgttgtttatttattttttttttaatctctgCTGACaattccccctccttctaTTGGTGTTTCACCATTTTATTTAATATCCTCTTATAAAAAGCGccaattttcattttttttaaaaatttatttccccctcccctcccctcaaGTCCACCGTAGTGAAGTCACTTGAaagtaacaaaataaaatataccaTCATAAAaagtattttattttattttatttctttgtttcgtaTCCACATATCCAATAATaagtgaatatatatatatatcatataAATACGTATATAACTGCATATATGAATACAGGCACGTgagggaaaaacaagaaacacaaacacaaactgtcacacaagaaaaaaaaaacgacaaaaagttTACCGCAACCGCATGATGCCACAGaggcaataataacaaccaaATAGAGATGGAAAAATatgggaggaaaaataaaaagaagaaaagaagaaaagaagtaccgacgaacaaaaacaaaaaacacaaacataaagacacaaaggaagagaagtgtACGAGCCCAACTAAGGCAATGAAAaattggaagaaaataaaggaggtACGAGTTAGaaatgaaacacaaacacacaaacaaagtcatttcatttctttttttatgattcttttttttaaaaaaaacccatatacaaacacaaacacaaacacaaacacaataacaataacaacagcatcgGTAACGGCAAtgaatttccttttttttttttttcttcatcttcctctcATCCTCTCTTTACTCTGCCAGTGAAGGCATTGAGAGGAcgtgagaaaagaaaaaaaaatgaaaaaggaaaaggaaaaggaaaaggaaaaggaagaggaagaggaggtaaggacaaaaaaggaaaagaaaaaaaagaaaaaaggaaaaaaaagaaatttaaaaaaaaaacaacaataacgacAATAACAAatactcaaaaaaaaaaacacaaaaagaaaagaaaagaaaatccgctgaacagaagaaaaggtaTGGACTTCGGTGATATAATATTGACGGTGGTGTCAAGAAGGTCTCCTTCCCATGAGATTAATTTCAcgcgataaaaaaaaaaagaaaaggaggagaggaatggaaaaaaaaaaacagaaaagacgcaatctttttattttttttttcctttcgtatttttctttttttttttttcttctgtcaagttttgctttgttgttgcggtTTCATTTTCTCAAGCATTTGAGGGACGTAACATCAaaggtgctgttgttttttttttcttttgcgcaTGCGCGGAGTTCGTagacatttaaaaaaaaatttatatatatataaaacatacatattataaatatataaatgtaaatatatgtatagaaTCAACGGATGGATTAATtgaaactgaagaaaaaaaaaagaccaacGTGTACACAGGTGAgcgacaacaataataataataataataataaccaacacacacacacacacacacacaaagggattaaaagaaaggtaaaagaagGCGAAACAGTGGTGGAATATagaagtttttttcttttttcttttcaaacaaaaaaataaaagataaagaaaagaaaaggaaaagaaaggaaagtaaagtaaagtaaaattGTGTCCTACGCCCTGTTCACATTAAAGCAGCACGCgactggaaacaaaaaataaggggATTCAACACCACAAACGCAAAGCATCATTTGGTGGCAAAacgaaacacaaaatgaaatttcatttctttcgaCTATTAAATCGCtcaccccctttttcctttttccttttttttttcttctttttctttttctttcttttttgccttttcctttcactttttttttttaaagaagaaaaaaaggaacttcttttttatttggttttAGTCTCACTTACCTCCATCCCGCTCGGTTTATTTAACCTTATCTTTTAATCCCCTGAAACTTCacctcctctctcttttctttttcttttcattttcctcctcttaaACTCTCGCatgcattttttctttctttttttttttaaacccccccccttcccctcttcacTTCAGCCGTCTAATCAGAAGGCTAtacaagagggaaaggagtatttttattttattttttttaaaagaaaagaaaagcgagaACCACTCGTTGCAAAGGCGAGAAACAAAGCGGAACCAAatagagagaggaaaaaaaaaaaagaaaaaggaagaaagtaaacaacaaacaacaacaagtcaAATATTAACGAATAAGCGCACAACCAGGTAAgcgcacacatatatacatatatttaatattcactcatatatatatatatatatatgtatacgtaCACGTGGGCTACGGagccacaacaacaataatgatggtgatgataatgatgatgataacaacaataacaataatagtgataatagtAACAGCAACGGAGTTCAAAGCagaatcaaaagaaaaaacaaaaaagaagaagcgggaAACAAACAgtagacaaaaacaaacaatttttttccttattttcctaATTACAAAACATTAGCAGTGCAGATCGGTGACATCCACCACAACAGGTTGAAGAAAGTAggagatatatatatatataaagaggTAGTCTGCTACGTAATTACCCACACGTGGAGAgacataaaaatataaaatcaATGGGGAAACATAGCCAGACAAatcataataacaataacaataacaataacaatagtaataaccGAAACTCTTTGAATCCAATGCACACACCGCACCCTTTTCTTATATCGTCTTATCATGCGCAAAAAACTCACATGACAATTTAGCAGCGGATACGAAAAGAAATGTAACGAAATGtttaagaaaaaagggggtgcgCGTACTGAACCAGTGACAAAAAGGAGCGAGGGGTATAAAAggtagcaaaagaaaaaaaaaaggaggaaaacaaacaaaaaaaaagagaagctCGGCGCCTGCATTTAACGCAACGTAGCGCGAGAACGaataggaagaaaaacaaaccgaCAGATGTCGGCACCATACAGGGCCAGGCAAAGCCGCGCAGccagaagaaacaaacaaacaaacaaacaaacaaacaacaacaaagagaagagaagagaagagaataggaaagaaaaaaaaaagaaaaaagccaCAGTCCATAACAAACAAAGGTAAGACCATGTCACAATCCAGAAGAAAACCAAAACagattaataataataatgatgatgatgaaaaataagagaaaaggagTAAAATCGTCGGCACGGCGACGCTCGTCTGTCATCATTTCGTATGTTTTCTAGGCAATAGAGAggatcttctttttttttttcctttttgaaataaaatgaaatgaataaaagggTCAGCGCAACGCGAAGCTAATCAAACAATCACAAAATATCAAGTAAGCGGCTAGGcggggtttctttttttttttcatcacaTATTCGTATcgtccccttttttttctctctcttttcgcGATATTCAAACAGTTTTCAATTCCATTGGCGGGTTCCAACCGGGTATTGGGGGGACGACAGTCATttactttgttgttgttgttgttgttgtttcttttggtaaatggaaaaatgaagaaggaactgagcggatcaaatttaaaaaaaaggaagaaaggtagaacaaaaaaaaaaaaacaagcgcCGTCCAACTTCACTGCTACGCAACAACGACATCAACGTTTCAGAAAACCGAATttcaatgacaataataacattTAGCAAATGCTGGTCGTTTATTTGAAATACTACTCCtcccattcttttccttttagcTTCTCCTCTGGTTGTTCTTATGTTGTGGCGTTCCCCAAAATCTGAATAAAAATacacctctctttttttttttcttggtctTTCCAATTTTATTCGGATATCAACTTTGCTTTGTGTTTGCTTCTGGGTTTTGGCTTCTTCACcagtttctttcattctccCCCATTTGAGATTCCATTGCAGACATCAAATCCccacccttttcctttgttgttgttgttaataATTTTCCTCTCTTACTCCACTTGACTCTCTGTGTTACtcttttgcttctctttttttttttctctctctttcccctcGCGGAACactttcttttacctttgaGTCTTTCCTGTTTTGGGACCATGTTTTTCagttgcatatatatatatatatgtataagttgtttgtgtttgtttgtttatttttttctttaatctTAACTGTCCACACATACTGAAATACACCAGAATGATTCAGTCTGCTCGACGTTAAACGAGCAAATAGAAGATAACTCAGATGTCAAATATTTACTTACAAAAATATACGTTTGTGGGACGCGgaattttgttattgtttctgtcGTTGATGCCtctgtcttctttttttttttttttcttcggtttcacctcctttctttttattttattttatttttctttttaagccCTCTCCTCTATTTCCTCTCTATCCAACACCTTTCTGTCACTATTTGCTCCACTTCATTCCTCTTCTCTTTGTGTTGTTCCTCTTTATTCGTTTTCTCCGACTCatgcttcattttctttgtttaaaCCCTCTCGTAttagtggaaaaaaaaaaattctttgCATGGTGTGATTTCGACCTTTGTGACATTTCACACTtacctctgtttttttttttcctttcctttccttttttttaatgttggtttgttttgttttgttctttcgtctctttttctcctcccctccatggttttcttttttttttctttttttaacttcGTCATGATTCATCCATTCATTTGGGTCTAGTGGGGAGGGAGAGCCGCTTCTCCGACTATAAGGCTCATATTTtgtacacaaatataaatgtatgtgtgacaacaaaataaagtaataacagtaataatagtaataataataataataagcgaGAAGCAAGTAAAACCCAactccaacaaaacataaataacataacataacataacaCAACATAACATGACATGGCACAATATGACATGATATGATATGTGATATGACATGACATGACATGACATGGcacaaaacatacacacaaacatacacacaaacaaacacagacGACAGCTCTGTTTCAACGCCTCGCTTGTATGAAAAGAGCTCCCACTCCgctccccctcttttattttcttcttcattttatttttgcttcaaaaataaaagggaaactttccttcccatttcctccctcttgtGCCCTTACTTCTTTACATACACACTCCGACAGCCTCCTGGGGCATTTAAAGTTcatattccttttcttttcccttcttttttttccttttttttgcattttctgTCATATCACctttaaaataattaaaattaCTTatccttaaaaaaaaaaaaaaaaaccttccaTTTTCTCTCACACCCCTCCATCTGCCCCACCGACCCTCGAAGGGAAGCTGACGGGTTGagaacccccccccccaaaaaaaaaaaaaaagaaaaaagaaaaaacattaCTGACGGGATATCGGAGGCATCGGGGAAGCGGCCATCATATAATGTTGTTGCATTGccatcatttgttgttgtgcataTGGATTAGCAACGGGAGGATAAGCACCATAGCCACCATACCCGCCATAACCGCCATACGCATTGAAACCATTGTTCATGTTACGCCCACGTTGATGACCGCTAGCAGCCAGCGCTACCTTCAGTCGTTTGTTGAGGATTACAAAACCATTCAATGATGCAATCGCCTGTTGGGCACTCGAGGCGCTCTGAAACTTCACGAAACCATAACCGCGACTTTGACGAGTCTCCCGATCACACACAATTTTAACCGACTCAATTGGGCCGAAGCGCTCAAACAACTGCCGGAGTTGCACCTCATCAACAGTAGTTGGAATATAATTTACCATAAGATTGCGTAGCAAATCGAGATCTTGATTCATTGCTCCCAtagaaggaggaggtgcctgttgttgctgctgctgaggaGGCTGTTGTTGCGTTGTGTAATACTGCGGTTGCTGGGACATTACGTAAATTACAGAACCTTATTATAAGTTATGATATAATACAAAAGTAAgatagataaataaataaatatatatatatatatatatatatatatatatgtatagatatatatatatatatatgtactagCTACGTTTTGCCaagctttctttccttatttttccttctaacccttttttttttgtctttggtCTCTTTGCTTACTCCCTAtgttctaaaaaaaaaaaaagaccttTTCGatgatgtttcttttttttttaatttaataCCTTGTTAGCTTTCTGTAACTGTCCTAattatttctctttgtttattAATCACTAGTAAAACACGgtttcttattattgtgttgcgttgttgttgttgttttcgtttttggtTGAGTGTTAACGTGGAAATGTGGAAATGTGGAAGTTCCGACGGCAGCAGAGAGAcgaatgaaagaaataatatatgttcagatatatgtatatgaaGGTAAAATATCAACCTTACACTGGTGCAATTAATGGAAAACAGAACTAAAAGCAATGCCTAACAATCACCCCAGCAGAAGCAAATCACAAAAAGATGatattcaaaaaagaaaaataacgaaTCGAGATGTTAAACTGAACtcataaatattttttatatcttttttttttaaattcacaaaaaaaataataaaacggACCTTCGCGCCGCAACACAACCCGCTACTTCCAAGACATTACGTGCGCTCAAATAAAATGGGAGACGAGAAATACGCCAAACAACCCGAGatgtataatatatatgcatatatatatatatatattgatgaAGCGAACAGGACACAACAGCTATGAGGGTATATCTAATATAAAAAgagatgcaaaaaaaaaaaaaaagaaacaatgatGGTTAAATAGTTCCACACATTTTTAAAGGTGGACTCCTCCAGTCATCAGATTCATTTtgcctccttctcctcctcctcctcctacCTTTTCATCCACTCCCCAGTGAGAAAAactaataacaaaaaaaaaagcatctGTATTTTCtgtaacaataaaaaattatccagcccctccctccttctcttctccttCAGCCTTCGCCACTAACACAAAACGGTATTTTACCATTCGTACAAACGGTAAAAAGAATgatatttgaaaaaaaaacaaattaaaatttaaaaaaagacattTTGTGCGATTGACTGCGAGGCATTTCATTGGAGGCCACTCCTCAACTTCGCCTCGTCGATGCACCGTTCAAGGGTCACCCGAAGGTCATGTTCCCTGTTAATGCAGCGTTCCAATTGAGTAAAATCCCTACGATACGCCGCCTCTTGAGCTAACAAAAAGTCCTCAACAGCAGCTGCGGGTACGGGAGGCCCATCCGTTATGCAACATCCGCCTGCCGCATCCTCATCAGTTTGAAGGTTGACATTCACGGATGAATAACTGGAGAAATTAATATTCGCCTGCCTCAGAAACATGCACGCCTGTTCCCGCTCAGTTCCCTCTACACCACCCACTGCAGCATCCACTTTTAAGAGTGCTGAGACTGTTTCTGCAAGGTAAAGTAAAGCAAGGCGAAGCGCCACACGATGAGAAGAGGCAGCAGAGTTTAAAGGCAAATACGATAAGAGTGCGAGTGCCAGGTGGCGATCCTCCCGCAACTCAACACGGGCGGCGTCACCGGTAACAATGTGCAACGGAAGCAAATGTTTCTCCATCCATGGAATGATATCACGCTCCAGTGCCTCATCTGTCACCGAAGCGCCAGCACAAATCCGACCTTGGAATGTTTCCCCGTCAGTTCCAGCAATACATGGTCCTATCCGTCGCATAACATTGCGAATGGTTATGCGGGTGACGCGAAGGATGCTCAAAGGCTCGTTTTCAACGGTACTGCGTGGCAAGCAACTGAGAAGTTGCAGTAGGCAGTTAAGAATGTTACATCCCTCGTCACAGAGTGCATCCAATGGCGCATATTTCACAACTAAAACAGCCATTCGAAGCAGTGCTCCAATTGCTCGGGGACCCAACAGCGGGCGGTGCGCAAAACAATCAGCGAGACTCCGAAGGTTTTCTAACGAAATTTGATGCAAGCACGGCGCAGTTCCGGTCCCATCACCTCCCAATTCATTATATACCTGAAGGACATCCCTGACAGATTTCAGTATCATTTCCTCCATTCCAATAACCGCAACCCCCGCCACATTGATGCTATTGCTGAGAAATACCAATAATTGCGAAGTATGACGAGGCGCTTCTGGAAAACGAAAACCAGCAGAAATTCCACTAGAAAACAATGTGGCGTAAAAACTCCCTCCCGGTTTTCTTCCGTAAAGCGACGGTCCCTCGGGTGGGAAAGCAGTAACACCACCATTGCTCATTTCCAAATAGTTATATAACTCTTCCTATTagtttgtttgtattgtttatTTCGACACTCCACTCCAAGTTTCAACCCTCGTTACACCGCTTATGGATTATCAAATAGCAGTAGAGATGAAAATGtggataaaacaaaacaataataataatagaaaataataatgagattATAATAAAGGATagggaattttttttcactttagATATGATTGACATTGTGCCAAACAGAGTATCAGAGAAGAATTCAAGTGATGTTGTTGGCGGGGCAAATCATTAAAATAAGTGTTGAGGCAAATTCGcatagaaaaagaggagtttAGGTTTGAAATGTTTTATTATGCAAATTACGCACCACGCATGCGCGTATCATCCCCAGCATgttgatttcttttcttctttcccatgTGATTTGTCTCATTCCACTTCTTCTGCCACTGCCATTCCGTTTTGTTtggtggtttttttttcatttccttttttttaaaaaaagaaaaccactTGTGTCAGTGTGTATAAGTGTGCGCTTATGTGCAAATATACATTAAatacattatatatatgtatatgtatgtataggtatgtatatatgtatgtatacgtCATGTGGATTTTGCACGTATGTGATATAGCTGAAACATGTTACATGAATCAGAGTATATTCAAATATCACACATATGCTCAACATCACacaacagacacacacacatatgcgcaaacacacaatgacaaaaaagaaaaaaaaaagacatatacacatatacatatatactcatttatatatatatatatgcggaCAAAAGTTAAAAgagcaaagaaacaacaacaaacaaaaaaaacaaaaataagacaCATTTATGTCGAAGTATACGGTAACTCATTCCGCACGTCCATGGAAAACATTTTGCAACGGCAAGAGTTAAAAATCCTCGAGACACTGCTCGTAGAACTCCTTTCATAACTCTCAACCCCTTCGTCATCTCTTCTCCGCATTTAAAACCATTGTGTTGCGAAAAGTAACTGATTAAAAGCAggggacaaaacaaaaacaaaatcaaaaacaaaaacaaacgcaaacaaaaaaaacaaaaaaaacaaaaaaacaaacacaagctCACGCGTaagcgtaaaaaaaaaaaaaagacgctAATATCATACGTCACTCCTTACCTTTGCTTAGTCCGTGTGTGGACGTTCGTCCCTCCGCTCGTTCTCAAGGCCGCTCAACTTATAATAGtagcgaaaaagaaaaatacttttttttttaaaaaaaaaaaaaagggcagcaaaaaaatgaataaaagagaaataaaaaaaagaaaacaagctccttcctccttttaaTCAATCCTTCCGCTGTTGGACCCTAATGAAAAATCGGGCAAATgcatataataatatagtGGTAATATAtacgtaaataaatatgaatgtatatatatatatatatatatatatatatatatatatatatatatatatatatattaataaagAATTAATATTTATGTAAATGCCcccctaaaaaaaagagagagacgggtggaagcaaaaaaaaggaaaggggaagggatttatttttttatttattttttttttttttttctgtttttttttttttttttttttgagaatatgaataataaaaaataacttTTTATCTCTTTCAATAAACCTCCCCGCGCGcgcgagagagagagagacacaccaaaacaaaaatgaaatgaaatgaaatgaaaagagaagaaaagaaaatgagggaTAGAGCAAATACaagacagcaacaacaacacagaATTGAGAGAAacaggaaataaaataaaaagggtgggaaatatatatttacaaaaagaaaaaaagcaagaaccCAATCGAGACAAAGACGGTCTCAAACACATCagtttattattaataaaaatattcTTCATATCGTCTCCCACTGTTAATAtttagttttgtttgtttgttataTTTCCTCAACTTAACCCTTCACGCATACTCTCCTTTTTcggctttctttttgtttactttctTNNNNNNNNNNNNNNNNNNNNNNNNNNNNNNNNNNNNNNNNNNNNNNNNNNNNNNNNNNNNNNNNNNNNNNNNNNNNNNNNNNNNNNNNNNNNNNNNNNNNaaaaaaagaaaagaaaagaaaaaaaacgaaaacaaaaaaattaaacctacgtaaagaaaaaaaaaaatgagaatacaaagaaaaaaaaaagcaaagcaaaagcatAAACTGTCAAAAGCAGCAGTAaaacgaaaagtaaaaaaaaaaaaagaaaaacaacccCGTACCCGCCAACAGAAATCCCCCCCTTCTGCccacaggaaaaaaaaaagcatataAATCATgaacttaaaaaaaagaaaatcaccACACattcatcaaaaaaaaaaaagatatgaaaagaaaaacaaatgctTACAAACAATataagagaaaacaaacaaaaaaaagagagtttACAACCGTCGCAAAACGCACAggctcttcttcttcagttttcaacctttcttttctttaaaaacatcaaacaataataataataataataataataataataataataataataataataataataataataataataataataataataataataataataataacagtaatagtaatagtaataatcaATGATAGTTATAGCTATATttatacttatatatatttatatcgGTggtaacagcagcagcagcagtaatagtaacaataataataataataacaataataatcacaCAATAAAGGCAACACAAAATAGAAGA includes:
- a CDS encoding RNA-binding protein, putative, yielding MSQQPQYYTTQQQPPQQQQQQAPPPSMGAMNQDLDLLRNLMVNYIPTTVDEVQLRQLFERFGPIESVKIVCDRETRQSRGYGFVKFQSASSAQQAIASLNGFVILNKRLKVALAASGHQRGRNMNNGFNAYGGYGGYGGYGAYPPVANPYAQQQMMAMQQHYMMAASPMPPISRQ